AGATTTTTTAGGCGTTATAGGTGGATATATAGTTGGAGTTAAGCTTATGGGGATAAATCATGGTATTTTTATGGCAAAAATTTATGCACTTGTAAATCCAAGCGATATTTATGAAGGGTTAATAAAATCTGCCTGTTTTGGTCTATTATTATCTCTAATAGGATGTTATAAAGGATTTTATACAAAAGGTGGAGCAGAAGGAGTGGGAAAAGCTACTACTGAAGCAGTTGTCCTTGCATCAGTTTGCATTTTAGTCAGCGATTATATCCTTACGGCAATAATGTTAAAATGATAAAGCTAAATAAAATAACAAAATTTTTTGGAAATCAAAAAGTTCTAAATGAGCTTGATCTAGAAATTGAGTCCAACAAAGTAACTGTAATTATAGGTCAAAGCGGAGGAGGAAAAAGTGTTCTCCTTAAACATATAATAGGACTAGTCAAGCCCGACTCAGGGGAAATTTTCATTGATAATGTTGATATAACTAAACTAAATGAAAAGAATCTTAATGAAGTAAGAAAAAAATTTGGAATGCTATTTCAAGATGCTGCTCTTTTCGATTCCATGACAGTTGGTGAAAATATCGCTTTTCCACTTACGGAACACACAAAATTATCAAAAAATGAAATAGAAGATATTATAAACCAAAAGTTAGTTCAGGTAGGACTCACGAATGTAAGTCATAAGATGCCATCTCAACTTTCAGGCGGGATGCGTAAAAGAGTCGGTTTAGCGAGAGCTCTAGCTTTAGAACCCGAAATAATATTATTTGATGAACCCACTACTGGTCTTGACCCATTGATGTGCAATGCTATTGATAACTTAATTGTTCAGACTCAACGTTTAACTGGAGCTACTTGTATAGTAATTAGCCATGATATTCCTTCAACTTTTAGAATGGCTCATAAAATAGCCATGTTATACAAAGGAAAAATTATTGAATATGGAAATCCTGAAGAAATAAGAAGAGCAGAAAATTCAATAATTAAAGAATTTATACTAGCGTCTTCAGCTTGAATTAATAATTCTATTATTTACAATTAGTTTAAAAAAAAGGTATTTATGAATCGCTTTAGTGTTGAAGCAAAAGTTGGTTTTTTTGTTATAATCGCAATTTTAACTTTAAGCTATATGTCCATTAAAGTAGGCAAAAGTAAAATAAATTATGATAAAGGATATGAAATTTTTGCCCTGTTTGATTCAGCATCAGGGCTATCATTTGAAGCTCCAGTTGAAATAGCCGGAGTTGAAATAGGACGAGTTAGCAAAATAAGCCTTGAAAATGGAAGAGCTCTTATTTCCATGATTATAGACTCATCGATTCAACTCAATCGAGATTCAGAGGGTTTCATTCGTTCTAAAGGCATATTGGGCGATAAATATATTGAAATTGTACCAGGCAAAACCAGTGCTCCTTTAATCCAGACAGGAGAAAGGATTTCATACACATCTCCGACAACAAATATGGATTCTTTAATGAATACTATAGGAAGCATATCAGTGGATATAAAAAAAATGACAGGGGCTTTGTCCGAATTTATAGCTAAAGAAGATGGAGACGCTCCACTTAAATCGATTATTAATAATTTAGATGAAATGCTTAAAACTTTAAATGATGCCGTTCAAAAAAATAATGATGATATAACTAAAATTATTGGAAATATTGCAGGATTTTCTGGTCGATTAAAGGAAATAGGAGATGAGAACTCAAACAATATCAATTTAACTGTTACAAATCTTAAAAATGCATCTGACCAGCTTAAAGACATTTTATTAAGTGTCAATGATATTACAAAAAAAATCAATGAGGGACAAGGAACTATTGGAAGACTCATTAATGATGATGAAACCATAATAAAGCTAAATGATGCATTAGTTCTTTTAAAAGAAATTACAGAAAAAATAAATAACGGCACAGGAACAATCGGAAAGCTCATTAATGACGATACAATAGTAGCAAATGTTACTTCTGCAACGGAATCATTAAAGGACATATCCGCCAAAATAAATAACGGAGATGGATCTATTGGCAAGCTTGTTAATGATGATGAAACAGTTGATAATATAAATAATGCTTTAAGTGGAATAAATGAGTTCATTCAAAAGCAAAACAAATTTAGAACCTATTTAGATTATTGGGGAGAATATCGTTTCAATGGTAATGAGGCAAAATCTTATTTAAATATTAAAATTCAACCTAAGGAAGATAAATTTTATATTTTAGGTCTTGTTTCTGACCCTGCTGGCAAAGAAACAACTAAAGATACATATACTACCATTGATGGAGTTTCCAGTGTTGAGCATAAAATCGAAATTGACAAAGATGAATTCAAAATTTCAGCTCAAATTGCAAAAAGATATTATGATTTCTGCTTAAGGGGCGGGCTTTTTGAATCAACTGGAGGATTAGGCGTAGACTATTATTTATTTAACGATAAATTAAGCCTTTCTTTAGAAGCTTTTGATTTTGACCCTGATAGGAGAGCACATTTAAAATTTAAAGCTAATTTTACCCCATATAACCATATTTATTTATCATCCGGCTTTGATAATTTTATAAGTGACGATGGAAAGGAATCTTTCTTTTTAGGTGGAGGTCTGAGCTTTTCAGAAGAAGACATCAAATCACTTATTTTTAGTATTCCTCTTCCAAAGAACTAATAAATCACTATTATGACTATTGCTAAGTCCGAAAAAATAAAACCATTTAGACTTGTAAATTATTTTAGCTTTACAAGCCTTTTTGTAATATTAATCGGAGGAATAGTTCTTTCTACATTAAATTCAAGATTTGCAAGGACAATTCTTCTCCAAAAAACCGAAGAGTATGGATTACTTTTAATCGAAAGCTTAAATTACCAAATTTTTACTCAACTTATTACTCCTAATACGTTAAATGATCGTTTTGATTTGGCAAATGAATCCCAATTCAACAAAATGGATAGAATCGTAAAAACTACCTTACACAGTTTTAAAGTTGATATGCTTAATATATATAATGTTAATGAAACCATTTCATATAGTTCGGAAAAAAAAACCATCGGTAAAAGATATAGCGGAGGGTTTGGATATAAAAGAGCAGTATTAGGAAATCATATATCTTTTATGGTTCAAAGCGGAAGTTTTTGGGAACTCGTCATGGGTTTTCCAAAAGAAAGTAAAATAATTACTTTTGCACCCATTAGAGTTGAAAATCATTTATCAGAATCATCCTCAAATAATGTGGTTATTGGAGTTGTTGAAATTATGAGGGATCTATCCGACGAATATCAAACTGTTTTTAAATTACAAATTAGAGTTATCGAAACATGTGCTATTGTGATGGGACTTCTCTTTATAGCTCTTCGTTATCTTGTAGAAAGAGGCGAAAGAATTATACAAAAAAAAACATACGAAAAAGTTGATTTCATTGAAAACGAAGTAAATGCACGATACGCTTACTATATAAGCAATGTTAGAATTGGATTATATAATGATGTATCTCAAGTTTTAGATAAAATAGCTGAATCATCTGAACTTTTAAAATCAAGGATAGCTATTTTAGATGTTTCAAACACAATTCCCAATGATATATACGATTATTCAAAAAAATTAAAATCGAATTTTCAAGATATTTTATACTTTTATAATAACTTAATTCCTAAATTAGAAGTATGCTGCATAAATGATGTAATTGAAAAAAGCATTAATAACATTTTATCTGATAATATAAGTATCAATACGCAATATGATCAAAAGCCTCATTATATAATGGGAGATTTTGATATGCTCGTTTATGCTTTTCAAAAACTGATTATTACTTCTAAAAATTCTAAGGTTAGCTGTGAAAATATTACAATACGAACTCTACTTTATGATAATATCGTCACCATCATGATTGAAGACAATGGATCTTCAATTAATGAGTACAATTTAAGTCTTGACGTAAAAATAGCGGAAAATATATTTATAAGTCATAAGGGAAAAATTTTCATAGAAGATAGAATAGTAGAGGGAAAACTCACAACAATAGAATTTCCCCTCTTTTGCGAACGATAATATAAACGCCTTTAAGATATCTAAATAGCGGTTTTTTCTTTTACAATGTTTATATAAATAGAATCAGGATAATCTGATAAAATCTTTTTGAAAGCATTTGCGCTTTTATCGTTTTGACCCAGCCTAGAATAAATAATTCCCATATTATACCAAACATCTGAATTGATAAGGCTATTCTTGTCATTAGACAAAATTTCAAAATATTTTAACGATTTCTCATAATCTTTTTTAGCCATATATGAATAGCCTAAATTTTTTATAATAAGCTGGTGAGTAAAGGAATCGGCTTTAAAATTTTTCATTGATTCCTCATATAAGGACAAAGCTTTATCATAATCAGCGTTTTCATAGCACATATTTGCCCAATAAAGCTTTGCATATTTACTTGATGACGTCCCAGAATATTTGTCAATAATAACTTTAAAATCAGTTTCACAGTCTGTGTAGGCTTTTTTGGGATCAGTATCTTTTATTGATGCATATTTATTCATAGCTTTACCAAGAAGGCTACTGCTATTATTTTCCTTCATATTACTATAAGCTCTAAGGGAAATAACAAATATAAATAGCAATAAGATGATACCTATAGATCCAAGAATTTGTGTTTTATTTTCATGCCAATAAATAATTGAATCATTAACGAATTGTAAAAATTTATCAGGTTCCTTTAATTCCTTTTTCTTATTTTTTTGATTAATAGCCATTTTATTGTCTCCTTTTCGTTTATAAATTTAAATATTTTGGGTGTGTCCCATCTTTTACACATAACAGGAATGACACGTCAGATGTACAGTATTTTGGATTTATCGTCATTCCGGGGAAAGTCAGAAAATCGTTTAGATTTTCTGACTTTAACCCGGAATCCAGAGAATATGACGACGTTATTCTGGATTCCGGACTAAAATTGAAAAATATTCATTTTTCAATTTTTTCCGGAATGACGTCCTACGACGTTTAGTTCCTAAAAAATTTTATGCCTTTGTGTAAAAGGTGGGACACACCCTTATTTTACCATTTGAGAAACAGCATCTTTAATTTTTATCCACCTATCGTCAGGAATGCTCGCGCCTATTGTCCTGCAAACTTCATAACCGCAAATTGAACCAATGTTTCCACATATTTCTAATGGATAACCATTTACAAGTCCAAACAAAAATCCAGACGCCCATAAATCACCTGCTCCAGTTGTATCGACTACATCTTGACCTAATTGCGGTTCAATTTTAATAACTTGATTTGAATTTGAAATATAACTGCCTTTTTTTCCAACTTTAAGAATTGCAATTTCAACGTCTTCACTTAATTTTTTTAAAGCTGCGTCATCATCAGAAACACCTGTGTAAACTCCAGCTTCATCCTCATTTGCTATAAGAATATCCACATAATCATGAATAATTGTCTTTAAAAAATCCCTTGATGATTCAACTACATTAAAGCTCGCAAGATCTAAAGATATAAATGCTCCAGCTTCTTTTGCTGATTTAAGAGCTGAAATTATTAAATCCTGATTAAATACTAAATATCCTTCAATATGAACTATAGCTGCATTTTCAAAACAAGTTTTTGTAAGTTCGTCTGGAGAAGTTTCAGAAGATGCCCCCAAAAACGTAAACATAGTCCGTTGAGCATCCGGTGTAATTACTGAAAGGACTTTACCTGTTGGGGATTTAGATCTAAAAAGGATTGGAGTTACATTATTGGTTTTAAGATACTCTTCTATATAGTTCCCTAACTTGTCTTCACCTCTTTTGCCAACAAACGAAGAAATACCTCCTAATTTGGATATTCCCATAGATGTATTACATGCTGATCCTCCTGGAACATAAGAAGGAGAGCTTTTTACTTCTGAAAGAAGTTTTTCAATGTAATCAATATCAACAAGAGTCATGCTCCCTTTTTTTTGACCTGTTTTTTCAATAAAAGAATTACTCTCATGGATTAGGATATCTACTAGTGCAGACCCTACTCCTATAATTTTGTTTTTTTCTTTAAACTTCATCGTTGTTAATCTTTCATGTTTTTTAAATTTATATGCTATAAAATTTAAGTGCTGGTAATTCAATACAAGTTAGTTTATTTCCATAGACAGCACCAGTATCTATACCTATTTTATTTGACATCACAAATGGTTGCATAAAAGGTGTATGGCCAAATATTATTCTTCTTCCGAAATTAAATTCCGACTGAATAAAACCTTTTCGTATCCAAAGTAAATCATCAAGGGTTTGATTTTCAAGGGAAACATTTTCCCGCAATCCAGCGTGAACGAATAAATAGTCTTTTGTTTCAAAATATGGAACAAGGGATTTAAAAAAATTATAATGTTCAACTGGAAGCGAAAACTCCGTATCCGGAAAAGATACAGGTGCATAACTTTCTATCGTATGGATTCCTCCATTAGAGATATAAGTCATTTTATCCGTCCCTAAAAGGTAATTTTCTAACATCAGTTCATGGTTGCCTTTAAGAAAAACTATATTGCTATATTTCCTTTTTAGATCTATTAAAAACTCAATCACGTTAAATGAAGAATCGCCTCTATCGATATAGTCTCCCAAAAATATTAAACGATCACGCTCAAAATCAATCTCCACTTTTTCAAGTAACAGTTTTAGCTTATCAAAACAACCATGTACATCTCCTATTGCAAAATATCTTTCCATTTCAATAAAAATACTTTTATTTTCTAACTTGTTGGTTGGACTAATATTTCAAAGCATTTAATAAATACTGGCCATAACCGCTTGACATAAGACCTTTAGCGAGTTTTTCAAGTTGAGAAGCATTAATATAGCCTTTTCTATAAGCTATTTCCTCAATGCACGCTA
This Desulfobacterales bacterium DNA region includes the following protein-coding sequences:
- a CDS encoding tetratricopeptide repeat protein; amino-acid sequence: MAINQKNKKKELKEPDKFLQFVNDSIIYWHENKTQILGSIGIILLLFIFVISLRAYSNMKENNSSSLLGKAMNKYASIKDTDPKKAYTDCETDFKVIIDKYSGTSSSKYAKLYWANMCYENADYDKALSLYEESMKNFKADSFTHQLIIKNLGYSYMAKKDYEKSLKYFEILSNDKNSLINSDVWYNMGIIYSRLGQNDKSANAFKKILSDYPDSIYINIVKEKTAI
- a CDS encoding HAMP domain-containing histidine kinase — translated: MTIAKSEKIKPFRLVNYFSFTSLFVILIGGIVLSTLNSRFARTILLQKTEEYGLLLIESLNYQIFTQLITPNTLNDRFDLANESQFNKMDRIVKTTLHSFKVDMLNIYNVNETISYSSEKKTIGKRYSGGFGYKRAVLGNHISFMVQSGSFWELVMGFPKESKIITFAPIRVENHLSESSSNNVVIGVVEIMRDLSDEYQTVFKLQIRVIETCAIVMGLLFIALRYLVERGERIIQKKTYEKVDFIENEVNARYAYYISNVRIGLYNDVSQVLDKIAESSELLKSRIAILDVSNTIPNDIYDYSKKLKSNFQDILYFYNNLIPKLEVCCINDVIEKSINNILSDNISINTQYDQKPHYIMGDFDMLVYAFQKLIITSKNSKVSCENITIRTLLYDNIVTIMIEDNGSSINEYNLSLDVKIAENIFISHKGKIFIEDRIVEGKLTTIEFPLFCER
- a CDS encoding serine/threonine protein phosphatase produces the protein MERYFAIGDVHGCFDKLKLLLEKVEIDFERDRLIFLGDYIDRGDSSFNVIEFLIDLKRKYSNIVFLKGNHELMLENYLLGTDKMTYISNGGIHTIESYAPVSFPDTEFSLPVEHYNFFKSLVPYFETKDYLFVHAGLRENVSLENQTLDDLLWIRKGFIQSEFNFGRRIIFGHTPFMQPFVMSNKIGIDTGAVYGNKLTCIELPALKFYSI
- a CDS encoding MCE family protein — its product is MNRFSVEAKVGFFVIIAILTLSYMSIKVGKSKINYDKGYEIFALFDSASGLSFEAPVEIAGVEIGRVSKISLENGRALISMIIDSSIQLNRDSEGFIRSKGILGDKYIEIVPGKTSAPLIQTGERISYTSPTTNMDSLMNTIGSISVDIKKMTGALSEFIAKEDGDAPLKSIINNLDEMLKTLNDAVQKNNDDITKIIGNIAGFSGRLKEIGDENSNNINLTVTNLKNASDQLKDILLSVNDITKKINEGQGTIGRLINDDETIIKLNDALVLLKEITEKINNGTGTIGKLINDDTIVANVTSATESLKDISAKINNGDGSIGKLVNDDETVDNINNALSGINEFIQKQNKFRTYLDYWGEYRFNGNEAKSYLNIKIQPKEDKFYILGLVSDPAGKETTKDTYTTIDGVSSVEHKIEIDKDEFKISAQIAKRYYDFCLRGGLFESTGGLGVDYYLFNDKLSLSLEAFDFDPDRRAHLKFKANFTPYNHIYLSSGFDNFISDDGKESFFLGGGLSFSEEDIKSLIFSIPLPKN
- a CDS encoding adenosine kinase: MKFKEKNKIIGVGSALVDILIHESNSFIEKTGQKKGSMTLVDIDYIEKLLSEVKSSPSYVPGGSACNTSMGISKLGGISSFVGKRGEDKLGNYIEEYLKTNNVTPILFRSKSPTGKVLSVITPDAQRTMFTFLGASSETSPDELTKTCFENAAIVHIEGYLVFNQDLIISALKSAKEAGAFISLDLASFNVVESSRDFLKTIIHDYVDILIANEDEAGVYTGVSDDDAALKKLSEDVEIAILKVGKKGSYISNSNQVIKIEPQLGQDVVDTTGAGDLWASGFLFGLVNGYPLEICGNIGSICGYEVCRTIGASIPDDRWIKIKDAVSQMVK
- a CDS encoding ABC transporter ATP-binding protein, encoding MIKLNKITKFFGNQKVLNELDLEIESNKVTVIIGQSGGGKSVLLKHIIGLVKPDSGEIFIDNVDITKLNEKNLNEVRKKFGMLFQDAALFDSMTVGENIAFPLTEHTKLSKNEIEDIINQKLVQVGLTNVSHKMPSQLSGGMRKRVGLARALALEPEIILFDEPTTGLDPLMCNAIDNLIVQTQRLTGATCIVISHDIPSTFRMAHKIAMLYKGKIIEYGNPEEIRRAENSIIKEFILASSA